TAAAAACAAAGGGCAGTCAACAAGGAATTATCCCCTTTGAGGTTTTTGAACTAAGTCAActgtgaaataatttaaataatctccgatatataaaaaaagaccCGGATGTCTACAGGATGCCCCTATACTATACATGGAGCAGAAGCAACGGGCCTATTCCAGCAAAGGTGCAATATTTAGACGAAGGTCGAACACTACTCATTCCGAACGCACAACTGGAGGACTCGGGTAACTACACGTGCCGCGTGCAGCAAGGCTCGCGCTCATTCGAAAATAAAACCATTGCCCTGGTGGTAGAAGGTGAGCGTCCCACGCACAAGCATTTACAGTACAGATATACAGAAAAGTCGATTTTAAAAACACCCGAGACATTTTAAATATCTAAGAGCTAACACTTTCATATACACTTTGTAAGCGTGCATGTGCGCGTGCgcacccgtgtgtgtgtgtgtgatatcaaAAAACAACCCGAATGGCTCTTGTCGAAAACTCTTTTCACCAGGCTTCATTAACTGTCAGCGATAATGTAGCCTGAGGCCTGATCTCGATAATTGCGAGCGTAGCAGTCGAACATAGAGCTTTTGATGTCAGAACCAAGATACGCACCTGACCTCCACGCCTCTTGGCGGTCTGCAAATGTAGGTAGATCGTGGGCTTCTAGGGTCACGACCTCGCTAAGCTAGCAATCCTCGCCCGCAGAAACCTCGCCCCTGACTTCTTCTCGTCTTTCCACAGCCGCTCCCTTCTTCATGTTCCCTTTGCGCGACCAGCACGTGGACATCAACGGCGAAGTCACGCTCCGCTGCTACGCCGGGGGTGTGCCCCGCCCCGTGTACTCGTGGTTCAAGAACACGCAGCCGCTGACCTCTGAACCGGGCGACGTGGAGATCACTGCCAACGTGGTGACCATAAAGAAAGCGGACCCGCTACGTCATAACGGCATGTACGCATGTCAGGTGACCAACCTGTACGGGACGCGAGTGTCGACGGCTCAGATACGAGTTCTCGGTGAGCCACGTCTCGTTCTCGCTGTTACGAGAATCTAGCTAAGGGAAATAATTACTTTTCAAACAAAGTTTTTCGTTAACGGGACTTGGACATGGACGCTTCCTtgtttttctcacatttttcgcattttttaatttaataaaatttgtatttattttaaaccacTGTAAAAAGTGTTTGTTCAAATGCAATCGTTACGAATTACGTCCAATCTTGAAGTAAttgtttctaataataataagaagaagaaggcaTATTCCGAAATCAGAAgagaacaaaactaaaaaaaggtTGCAATTATGTAATAGCTAGGCGTTAAGTACAGACAATTAActaaaattactaaaataaatattaatcgATGATATTTATGGGAAACTCCGTTCGAATGTAAGTCATGTTTTATACTGTGTATGTGTAGTACTTTCAGTAATGTGTAGTCGTTGTTGTGTGCAGCGTTTGCCCCAAACTTCAGCAAAAGACCAGTGGACGACTCTCAGATGGCGACTATAAGTGGTAACACCACCATCATCTGCCAGCCAGAAGCTTCACCTGCGCCGGAAATCACGTGGTCCCACAACGGCAGTCCCTTGAACTTAGTCCGTGGTGCTGAAAGCCGGGTGATGATGCTTGACAACGGGAATCTGATGATAACTCAGGTGCAGCTGTCCGACCAGGGCCAGTACACCTGCACTGCAAAGAACAGCGAGGGGGAAGCCTCCAGCACAGGCATCCTCACAGTTGTATGTAAGAAGCCATTAGCCTTCAACCAATAAAAAACGCAGAACCGTATTGTAGAGAAGCCAAAAAATTAATTGGTCTAAATGATAAATCGTGTGGCATCTTTCTTTACAACTATTAAATTTCTGAGAATGTGACCCAAACAGTAATTTTTATAGGAAATAGTCGCGAATGCCTGTGCAGCTCAGACTAGAAGGACaagacaaagaattttttcgtttatttcttttagtACACTTTGACTCTTTGGACATTATAAGTCCTCTAAATAAGTTTCAgacctatgtgtgtgtgtgtttttggagCATAGCACGGGCAACGATCACGATACCCCCGCGTGACACGGCAGTTGAGGTCAACAGTACAGCCTTCCTGCAATGTCAGGCGTCCTACAATGAGCGGTTTGTCGACCTGGTATACTCCTGGTCCTTTAACGGCTTCGACATTGACGTTGACAACGATCCTACCTTCGAAAAGGCACGTAGATAACAGATTTTATACTAGAGTTTGTCGTAAAAACCATACCAGATATTTAATATCAGGTGCATGCACGTTCATCTCAATTTGGCAAAACGTCAAAGTATGCCagacatcatcgtcgtcatcatcatcatcatcgttctACTCCTCCTCTCAACCACCTCCCATCATGAATGTGGTCTTTATCGTCTCGCTCCAGTCCCCGAAGGCGAGCAGCCTGGCCTGTACATCATCAACACCCAGTTCGAGCACGACGGCGTGTACAAGTGCACGGCGCTCACTGTGGATGACACCGTCACAGCCTCCGCCTACCTCACAGTTCAAGGTCAGTGGATAAAACCTCGCAGATGTAgtggctgatgctgatgttttCAGAGAAGTTAATGTAATCGAAACGAAGTAAAGAAGCAGATAAAGTAGATGTTAGTTGATAAAGTCTCAGGTAACATGAGTGAGCACTcgcacctctctctctcacacacacacacatgcaaacgcccatgcacacacaaatgaacCTAGACATAAacgtatgcacacacatttgtatATGTACTCATACCATGACATATACTAACGCACGCATTGGCTGAATCATCTACAAACCcgcatacatacacagaaataCACGCAAACAATCGCATATACATCCACGGATGTCTGCACGCGTACACACTTTTTCCTGTGGTATGATTGAGctcgtgtgtatgcgtgcgtgtgtgtgcgcgcgctcatgTATATAATAGAAATACACTCGATTACAAACACTGTATATCTCTGATGTTGCAGAAGAAATGACAGAAGctataaagaagaaatattgatatatttatgGGACAAGAGTTATTGAAATATTGATAATCTTTAAAGACAGTGAGGCAGCGATACAACAAGAGACTAtaggaatttattttaaaatatatgccATAGAAGAAACAATTAATTCTTTGACACTTCCTTTAAGGAGTCTTTCGGGTAATTCCTTTTATTTCAACCATGTCCCCACTTAATTTTCTGTCTGTAAGTCGATTCACTACTGTTTTCACCTACACTTCGTAGAGTGTTTGGTTGAAGCGCGGGGGAAATTTGATGTTAGAGGAGggctgtgtaaaaaaaaaaaaataaataaaaaaaaaataaccaaagagACTGTTCTCCTGTGTCTGGATGACACGGTTTTGCTTGATGATATGGTGGATGACTGAGCCGGCAGTGTCACCTTGAACTGGTTAACAGTCATTTTGTAGGTACAAATATAATCTTGACCAGCTATCACATTAAAGTTTCCTCTTTCACCTTCAGCTGTCTTGTTCACCTGGATTGATGTCTCACTAAACTCAAGGACAGAAGTTTGTTAAAGGATAGAAGGTGAAGGTTAAAGGAGCATGGTGTGTTCCGGGagattcaacattttttttaatctgttcgTCCTACTGGGTGTTTGACAATGACACAACttagttttctttgtcagtcttttcttttacaaaaaaatagttGTATGCAAATTAATtaagttcaatttttttttttttttaccgattccttaaaaaaaagtattttcactgcttttctattttgcataaacaagcaaaatttgCCTtaacgcgcgcgtgtgtgtgtgtgtgtgtgtgtgtgttctataTTTTGATGCATTGATAACCGCCCACAGCAATCATAAGTAGCTCAGTAAGTTCCCTGACCATCTCCAACGTCTCCATTGCCTTGAATTATAAATGCTACGAGTTCTCGGCTGCATCCTGTCTGTTCACTTGTGCACTAAACGCTGCAATAGTATGtcaaaatatataagaaatttaaaaaaatgtttagaggCTATGAAATACCAGCAGATGTCCATAATGGCTTTCTGGGTCGTCTGCCCATGTCCTGTAGGCCCTCCAAGCGAAGCTGCTGGTCTCTTCGGGGAAGTAACGGGAGACTACTCTGTCATCCTATCTTGGACAGCGGGAGACAGCCACGGGGCGgaaattcttttcttcaacATCGAGTATCAAACAAACTTTAACCCAATATGGCGCTATAAATATACACGTGAGTGGACACGCGGTGGATGAAGTGGGtgaatggggggggggggggggaaggggttTCCAGGAGGAATagaacgacgacgatgacgacgatgatgataatctTTACCATAACTTTAAACACGGAGATATTTTGAAGAACGCAGTTTATCTGCATATAAAAAACTAATGTTATTAAATTCgttgtattttacttttattatctaGTAGCTTGTATTTTTTCTCACTCGTTTTATAAAACGAAAGCTTAGGAATAAACTGACAGTaatgattatgtgtgtgtgtgtgtgtgtgtttgttattatttcaatCATTTTCTATATCgctctttttgcatttttttgttgtctaaTTTTGGCAGAACTGCGCAGCGCAGACGTTGCCGACAAAGAATACCCAGATAAGCGCACGATGGAAATTACTGACCTTTCACCTGGCTCATCCTACTCCTTCCGGGTCTCCGCAGTCAATCGCTTTGGCACTGGTTTGCCAAGTCAGCCGTCACGTAAggatgaccaaaaaaaaaaaatgtttaaaaaaaaactaagactGTGAGCGATAACAATGGACTGTACCTTCTTTCcctgatataaaaaaattaatttatgttattgtttcaGTCCGACTTTTTTTATAGTCTTGAACTGTCGGACTGATTGTTGTGTGTTTACAAACTTTGATGATCTGTCTCTGTGACCGTCTGTGTAGCCTGTCGTTATTAGTGATCTGTGTGTCAACTCTACCTGTCTAAATAAAACCCTTCCGATCATCCACATTTACTCCGCATCTTAACAAGctaattctttctttaaaccaGCGTATTTCAAGATCCCTGATGCAGCACCATCCAAAGCACCCGAACAGGTATCGGAAATGTATGGCAGCGTGGGAACACTGTCGTTTACCTGGACGGTAGGTGACTGCCATTTTCTGGTCTTAGTCTGTAACGTATGCTGCGAGTTCATTTGAATAACATACATTATCTTTCATCAaattagattattttttttttagtagatcTTTtgcttattgtttgtttcttgctcATTCTTACAAGCGGTCGTTgtcctttcctttttcattatttcGCTTTTATGTTCcccagttttctttcatttgtgaaaagggttaataatttttttaatcgatATGTAAAATTGCTAGTTACTTAAAATGATGCCAACTGCAGGCTTTAACATTTGATTAATTAAG
The Pomacea canaliculata isolate SZHN2017 linkage group LG2, ASM307304v1, whole genome shotgun sequence genome window above contains:
- the LOC112557023 gene encoding contactin-4-like, with translation MNTYQFISRNGRLYFSETQLSDAGMYHCVITLTAPLGQSIATLQPPSKTSLGIELIIRGDTATDFGPTIHNDFPAVFPTPALRGEEVRIECFAYGRMPLYYTWSRSNGPIPAKVQYLDEGRTLLIPNAQLEDSGNYTCRVQQGSRSFENKTIALVVEAAPFFMFPLRDQHVDINGEVTLRCYAGGVPRPVYSWFKNTQPLTSEPGDVEITANVVTIKKADPLRHNGMYACQVTNLYGTRVSTAQIRVLAFAPNFSKRPVDDSQMATISGNTTIICQPEASPAPEITWSHNGSPLNLVRGAESRVMMLDNGNLMITQVQLSDQGQYTCTAKNSEGEASSTGILTVVSRATITIPPRDTAVEVNSTAFLQCQASYNERFVDLVYSWSFNGFDIDVDNDPTFEKSPKASSLACTSSTPSSSTTACTSARRSLWMTPSQPPPTSQFKALQAKLLVSSGK